A single Marinobacter sp. es.042 DNA region contains:
- a CDS encoding alpha/beta fold hydrolase — translation MQRSLSLNLVFILTASLLLSACSRQGIYETAIGLERSSAGLEADTVMVDDLEIAYLRNHQAVDGDTIVMIHGFGANKDNWTRLAGHLTDDFNVYAIDLPGHGESSKPLDIGYRLEDQAGYVARIMETLSVENAHIMGNSMGGAITALYAASYPGRVKSAVLFDPAGILEYESELVDLVMEGDNPLIPKQPGDFERLMDFALEKKPFVPWPIMGVMEERAIANRDVNEVIFAAIRDAGFESGFRNAITRIQAPVLIIWGKEDRVINYRNGEVFAATIPDARLELMEGIGHAPMVEAPEESAELFRAFLGQPVR, via the coding sequence ATGCAACGCTCTCTATCACTGAACCTTGTTTTCATTCTGACTGCCTCACTGCTTCTGAGCGCCTGCTCACGCCAGGGCATTTACGAGACAGCCATCGGGCTTGAGCGGTCCTCCGCAGGACTGGAAGCGGATACCGTGATGGTTGATGACCTCGAGATCGCCTATCTGAGAAATCATCAGGCGGTAGATGGCGACACCATCGTGATGATCCATGGCTTCGGGGCCAACAAGGACAACTGGACCCGCCTGGCCGGCCACCTGACCGACGACTTCAACGTCTACGCGATCGATTTGCCGGGGCACGGCGAGAGCAGCAAGCCGCTGGACATCGGCTACCGCCTGGAAGACCAGGCCGGCTACGTTGCCCGAATTATGGAGACGCTGTCGGTCGAGAACGCCCATATCATGGGCAACTCCATGGGTGGTGCGATTACCGCTCTGTATGCCGCCAGTTATCCGGGAAGAGTCAAGTCAGCGGTACTGTTCGATCCGGCCGGCATTCTGGAATACGAGAGCGAGCTGGTGGATCTGGTGATGGAAGGCGACAACCCCCTGATCCCGAAGCAGCCTGGTGATTTTGAACGGCTCATGGATTTTGCGCTGGAGAAAAAACCTTTCGTCCCCTGGCCGATCATGGGTGTGATGGAGGAGCGCGCCATCGCCAACCGGGACGTCAACGAGGTTATTTTTGCAGCCATTCGTGATGCCGGCTTCGAGTCGGGCTTCCGAAATGCCATTACCCGTATCCAAGCCCCGGTCCTGATCATCTGGGGCAAGGAAGACCGGGTGATCAACTACCGGAACGGCGAGGTGTTTGCAGCAACAATCCCGGATGCCAGGTTGGAACTGATGGAAGGCATCGGCCACGCTCCAATGGTGGAAGCCCCGGAAGAATCCGCAGAGCTGTTTCGGGCGTTCCTCGGCCAACCGGTCAGGTGA
- the purD gene encoding phosphoribosylamine--glycine ligase, with amino-acid sequence MNILVIGSGGREHALAWKAAQSPKADRVFVAPGNAGTARETGLENVDIDVMDLDGLANFAATNHVGLTIVGPEAPLVAGIVDKFEQRGLRVFGPSAGAAQLEGSKAFTKDFLARHKIPTAGYGNFTDVDEALTYVRQQGAPIVVKADGLAAGKGVIVAMTLEEAEDAIRDMLAGNAFGDAGSRVVIEEFLEGEEASFIVMVDGENVLAMATSQDHKRVGDGDTGLNTGGMGAYSPAPVVTADVHQRIMDEVIYPTVRGMAAEGHPYKGFLYAGLMIVNSGTPKVIEFNCRFGDPETQPIMLRMKSDLVELCDAAIDGKLDQCDSEWDDRASVGIVLAAGGYPGSYNKGDAISGLPDTETEGEKVFHAGTRLNGDQVVTNGGRVLCATALGNTVTEAQKRAYELASRIQWDGVFYRKDIAFRAIAREQS; translated from the coding sequence ATGAATATTCTCGTTATTGGCTCCGGCGGCCGCGAACACGCCCTGGCCTGGAAAGCCGCGCAATCCCCCAAGGCAGACCGTGTTTTTGTGGCGCCTGGCAACGCCGGCACGGCACGGGAAACCGGCCTGGAAAATGTCGACATCGACGTGATGGACCTGGACGGCCTTGCCAACTTCGCCGCTACCAACCACGTTGGACTTACCATCGTCGGCCCGGAAGCGCCGCTGGTTGCAGGTATCGTCGACAAATTTGAACAGCGTGGCCTGAGGGTTTTCGGCCCGAGTGCCGGCGCTGCCCAGCTCGAAGGCTCCAAGGCTTTCACCAAGGATTTTCTGGCGCGCCACAAAATCCCGACAGCCGGTTACGGCAACTTCACTGATGTGGACGAAGCCCTGACCTATGTTCGCCAGCAGGGCGCCCCGATCGTCGTCAAAGCCGATGGCCTGGCTGCCGGCAAAGGCGTGATCGTTGCGATGACCCTGGAAGAAGCCGAAGACGCCATCCGCGACATGCTGGCCGGGAACGCGTTCGGCGATGCCGGCAGCCGTGTCGTCATCGAAGAGTTTCTGGAAGGCGAAGAAGCCAGCTTTATCGTGATGGTGGACGGCGAGAACGTTCTGGCCATGGCCACCTCCCAGGATCACAAACGGGTGGGCGACGGCGACACCGGTCTCAATACCGGTGGCATGGGTGCCTATTCGCCGGCCCCGGTGGTGACCGCAGATGTTCATCAGCGCATCATGGATGAGGTGATCTATCCGACCGTGCGCGGCATGGCGGCCGAGGGTCATCCCTACAAGGGGTTTCTCTACGCCGGCCTGATGATTGTTAACAGCGGCACTCCCAAGGTGATCGAGTTCAACTGCCGCTTTGGCGACCCGGAAACCCAGCCGATCATGCTGCGGATGAAATCTGACCTTGTGGAACTCTGCGACGCGGCCATCGACGGCAAGCTGGACCAGTGCGATTCCGAATGGGATGACCGCGCCTCCGTCGGTATCGTGCTGGCAGCCGGTGGTTACCCGGGCAGCTATAACAAGGGCGACGCCATTTCCGGCTTGCCGGACACCGAGACCGAAGGCGAGAAAGTGTTTCACGCCGGCACTCGTCTCAACGGCGACCAGGTGGTTACCAACGGCGGTCGGGTGCTCTGTGCCACGGCGCTTGGCAATACCGTTACCGAAGCCCAGAAACGGGCCTATGAGCTGGCCTCCAGGATCCAGTGGGATGGCGTGTTCTACCGCAAGGACATCGCTTTCCGTGCCATTGCCCGGGAGCAGTCCTGA